One window of the Salvia splendens isolate huo1 chromosome 1, SspV2, whole genome shotgun sequence genome contains the following:
- the LOC121798602 gene encoding secoisolariciresinol dehydrogenase-like: protein MASFSTISALTRRLEGKVALVTGGSTGIGECTAKFFSNHGAKVAIADVQDELGQSAVKQIGASNSTYIHCDVTNEDHIRNAVDQTVKAYGKLDIMVNNAGVADPPKARIADNEKADFERVLAVNVTGVFLGTKHAARVMIPARSGAIISMASLSSGIGGAATHAYTASKHAVLGLTRNAAVELGQFGIRVNCLSPYALATDLSRKYLALDDEALEEAMRAMANLKCATLKAPDVANAAVFLASDEAKYVSGQNLFIDGGFGIVNSAMRIFEYPQS, encoded by the exons ATGGCAAGCTTCTCAACTATCTCTGCTCTCACTAGGAG GCTAGAAGGAAAAGTAGCTCTGGTGACCGGAGGATCCACCGGAATCGGAGAATGCACGGCGAAATTCTTCTCCAACCACGGCGCCAAAGTGGCAATCGCGGACGTCCAAGACGAATTAGGCCAATCCGCCGTCAAACAAATCGGCGCCTCAAACTCAACCTACATCCACTGCGACGTAACCAACGAGGACCACATCCGTAACGCCGTTGACCAGACGGTCAAAGCCTACGGCAAGCTCGACATCATGGTGAACAACGCGGGCGTCGCGGACCCCCCGAAGGCGCGGATCGCGGACAACGAGAAGGCGGACTTCGAGCGCGTGCTGGCCGTGAACGTGACGGGCGTCTTCCTAGGCACGAAGCACGCCGCGAGAGTGATGATCCCCGCCCGCAGCGGCGCCATCATCTCGATGGCGAGCCTGTCGTCGGGGATCGGGGGCGCCGCAACGCACGCCTACACGGCGTCGAAGCATGCGGTGCTGGGGCTGACTAGGAATGCGGCGGTGGAGTTGGGGCAGTTTGGTATAAGGGTGAATTGCTTGTCGCCGTATGCGCTTGCGACGGATTTGTCGAGGAAGTATTTGGCGCTTGATGATGAGGCGCTTGAGGAAGCAATGCGTGCTATGGCCAATCTCAAATGTGCGACTCTTAAAGCGCCAGATGTTGCGAATGCGGCTGTTTTTCTTGCTAGTGATGAGGCTAAATATGTGAGCGGCCAAAATTTGTTCATAGATGGGGGATTTGGTATTGTTAATTCTGCTATGCGAATTTTCGAATATCCCCAATCTTAA